AAGTGCACATTATTCCAGTTGCCTCCAGCAGTTCCGATCAGCCAGGAAAGGAAATCACCAAGGAACTGCCCGACACTGGGTACAGCACTGACAGCAGAGTTGTAAGCGCCGTTAGCGTGTTGACGCCAATCCACGACAATTATATTAGCATCTTGGATTGCAAGGTAGGCTTCCCTGACCATAGAGTTGATATCAGAGTTTCCGTTGCTGTTCCAACCGTGTACGATGACAACTAAGGGTCTGCCGGCCACGTAGTTCGAGTTCCATATGGTGTTAGCATTTCCGTGAACAATAACTTGAGCGTTGTTAGGGTTGTTCctgcaaaatataatatttatttcattttgaaggCAACTATGACTGCCAGGTTCCAGTTTATTGTCATACACTTTTTATCAATTATGCGAGTATACTCGTGGTAATCACGAAAAAGCAGAAAAGTTTCAaccttttctttttcaaacGCTTGTATCTTTTCGTCGTGTTTTAATTactaactagcggcccgccctgGCCTCGCTcggttattaaaaaagtagcctatcaGTCCCGATGATTttgcctatctctgtgccaaatattatcaaaatcgcccaagtagtttttgagtttattcattataaacaaaaaacagatcctttgtctttataatattagtatggatgacctggcaaataaatatcatCATAGCTATAAAATGTACCTAGAAAAAAACCAGTATTCGTTGTTAGCGCCATTTCTAGGGTCAGCTGCCTCTGGATCAACAGGGGCTTCGAGGTCCACCAGGTGAGGAACGCCATCACCATCCGGCATCCATATATAACGGCTTTCTCCCTCTACATAGTGGCTATTGTCCCCTGGTATGGTGGGGATTGCACTGCCAGCGCAGACTGAAAAAAGAACCACTATTTGATTAACCCTTACACTTGATTAATActgcgtttttttttctcattagggattaaatttttatctttaaacatttaatcggaaatattttctgaaaaattcATTCTTGAAAACAACActaaattctaatttttaacattcaaattaaaaatatattatatacaattaaaaatatataatattatatatactaacaCGCAACGAGGGAAATCAACACCACAAGAAGCTTCATAGTGAACGGCGACTACTTGTCCATGGAAACAggacttatttatattctaattaTTATCTTGTGACATGGACAATTCGTCAAGCTgtaattaataacttaaagATAATTCGACATTATCGAtgttattctttatttttcacaaatagaaACTACCATGCCACTAACAACGGACGatgaaatgcaaaaaaatattgttcagaAATACCTCTTTAATCACTCTGTCTAATAAAAAAcgcgcatcaaaatccgtttcatagatttaaagatctaagcatactcGTGCATAGggtcagacagacagcgggcaGCGACAGcgtttataacaataatgatTTCTGTGGTCAAGACTtatctaattatatattactaactgcgccccggaatacctagaaataaaaagtaccctaactgttattccaggttatattcgaCCCGTATATCAAatgtcataacaatccgtccgtgagagaataacaaacatacacacatacatccacacaaactttcgcatttattaagAAGTAGCATATCTATCCTACTTcttaataaatgcgaaacgaAATAAGAATGTTACTTTAATAAATGCAATGTTTGTTAGCAATATCGAAATAAGAACGTTACTTTGCTACCATCTCATCTGATGTTCATAAATGGTactattataaagtttattgcTATGGTATAGTGACCATAgcaataaactttataataataataactttattcaccataaaataagtataatatttgacaGAAACATTTTAGAAGgtagatttacaatttataagttagTTGGACTGTGGACTCTGCACTAAGCGATGCTTGTATCGCAGCGTCCATTaaactatgtaattaaatatctgTCATATTACTTCATTGgctgatttattttcagattagGTACTCGTGTATTTGTACGATCAGATTAAAATGATAGATTTTTGGATTAACActgaaattattgttatatatttttaaaatccttaTCAAATGTATGTGTGATACGCATATAATGACCGCAAATTGGACAAAAAGTGGAATTGAGGAACAGCGGTTTCTTAAGGCTTTCTGATACCTCATATGGCGTAAAATAAATGGAATGTCCCATACATTGTCGTAATGGACTACATagcaaatcaaattaaatctaGTACTTATTGATTTCTGCGCGCGGGGCACCTTTTTAAAGCTATGATTAATTCCATGATTGTTAAAAATCAATGTTGTGACATTGACGTTCGTTCATGAGCGTCGAAACTCCATATATTGTCTACGTTGTGCTGCATTGATCCATCGACGtgcggattttttttctatttgttgaTCTATAGTCTTCAAGTCACAGAGAACGACAGAGCGCAACGCAGCAATAGGGTGTGCCTCtaaccatagatttagaagggccaCGCGCGCGGCCTTGACACTAACATATACaacataacatattaaaagtatatattatgaggttctatagatatatatagatcTTCAGGTCACCAGGGCTTGCCAGAAGCCTCCCGTCCTCATTTAATTGACCGAGTAAAAATtggttttatatgtatgtatatatgtacgtatgtatgtatgtatctatgtatgattgcaacgcgataactttcgaaccgttggtctgatattgatgaaatttataaggtatgtaggatctgtcaatagaaattttaagttcgtgaaattggttaagtcgtttttgatatatatacacaattttgtaaaaactcatcaaaatttattgtgttcgcgagatcTATGTTCGtagcgaacaactagtatcaCACATGTATCAAACCGCCAGACAATtacaagattatatttttattgtgacgTACACAGACAGTTTGGGAAGTTATCCCCCTTCCCCCCTCACCCCTGAacaacgtttttatttattattggtgTGATTAATGCGTGACATGTTGCTATAATGTCACCTCATATGCATGCTATTTCGGTTAATCCTACTTATCATGTAATTTATCTGCAAATATTTGATACATTTTTCAAGTAATTAAACCTACTACTAATTTATACtactactagctgcgcctcggggcttcgcacccgtaggaatttcgggataaaaagtaatctatgtgttattccacgttattttctacccgtgtaccaaatttcataacaatcggtcctgTAGATAATGCCTAAAGaggaaacaaacttactttcgcatttataatataagttgggattcattacatatgttattctttaactaaaatactactaatattgcTGGCATACtgctattataaatgcgaatgtctgtctgttatgCTTTTACGGTCAAACCTCTGGgatattgtttgattttttgaaattttgaatagaacCTAACGAGCTGCGGGCTAGCTAGGACTATTAGAgctaggtattttataaacaacgGTATGAAGTAAGTTACTGCATAGACGTAGAACTTTCGTAGACCATCGTAGCTCTGAGCTACGACTTTTTGATTGTAGATCAAAGGAAACCGTAGCAATGCTACGACACACGTTGAATATACGCGATACGAAAACTTAAACgtaattaaataagaataacaTTTTGCTTCGGTTAGTATGCCTTCTCTTTCATCTTCGCATATTCCTTGTTACATTTGGAGCTGGGACGCTCCAAAGCCCAGGattcgcgtaaaaaataacaattacattttaaaaatgtaatgctcTATTTAATAAcgctctttgagaatgctctCGTCCCCTATCAGCTATTAAGGCTATAcgttccttagtcgcctcgtacgacattcacgggagGCTATgaaatggtcctattctaggacggaaccacacgctgCGTTAGTCAGTTGTGATGCTATATCCTATTTATCACTTTCGAGGACGCTCGACGAGACTCaaaagaagtttaattgtCGAAAGTGTAAATGTATGTTCAAAGAAAGATGCATAGTAAATtagattcttttttattaataaataatacacttaACAATAAATCCAGcgtttaatacaaattaaattttgataatttatccCTGTGCGAATGGAACAGTGGGGTTAGTCAGGAACGTGTAAATTCCGGATACGCTGAAACGAAAAATATAGCAATAAATACCTAAGCATtagctaattatttattaaaaactaaatttctcccgcggcttcgctcgcctGATTTCCCAGGGGTGCAGTTATAATTCCTGGATGAAAAGaactctatgtccttctctgtacttcaaactactgAAATATATGCTGACAAAAATCCGTCACGTAAACCTTTGAGGAGTTcattgggagccgatcctggatgcaccatcaggtcatacttatcataataatgcattttcatggaaactgaagcgtgcaaaatttatttacagacaaacaaatatCGTCATGatggcataaataaataaagtaaatatcgGGAcgggtgaaactaaataaaagcttgtaaaaatagatACGTACTTAGTTTTAGGTTCTGTTCCACCAAAGGAGATGTCTCTTTCGCCTTCGCAAGAAAGGGCCCTCGCAGACTCGTAATCCTCACATTCCGTACCAATGAACTCGTTACCACCATTGACTTCCCGGGTGATGGATTCGGAGTAGAACGCATAGGAGTAGATGTGAGAGCAGGCAACATCCACGAAGCAACCGTTCTGGTAAGCCCCACCGTTGGGGTAAAAGTCTAGGTCACCCAAGGGGTAGTCGTAACCCAAGACGCCGCTGGTTGTGTGGAGCACTTCTACTACGCCGGCATCGTCAGCGTTGAGAAGGTCGGGGTGGTGAGTCCAGCCGAAGAGGGAGGGGTCTAGTCCTGAAATTAGGAAGAAATACTTGTTCATTTACAACTCTGGTGATTTGtgtttattgattttggaGAAGTCGagttgttataaaaactaaattaaaatttgtggaTACCCCCCCGACTTTGAATTTGTTGATATGTTATctaaacacacattttccaaacataactaagaacactctcgattaaattatctttaaaataaaaaaatctagatcaaaatcgattgAGCCTTTTGGTTGCTGACACGttaaactattatatactatacacTTTCTGACTCCGGGGATTaccaatgaaataaaatggtaccaaaagaaattgaacaaacttaaatatttagctAGGTACTTATAATTACTAATGTAGGTATCTGTAACCTACTTCAGGcttaatagatatttattgcGTATTGTTACAATATCGCTGgttaaattctaataaaacgTCAAAATATAAACCAACCGATGATATGTGGCAGTGGGCGCACCGAATTCTTAGCAGCAATACCAGCTATTTGGGCTCCCAAACCCACACCAACGATGCGGAAGGTCTCCTCGTTGGAATTGAAGTTGGTCAACAGAAGGTTGATGAAGGTGGCAACCCTTTCGCCAACTTCAGGGGCGTTAGCAAGACCTTCGACGTAGGCGGACGCGCCGACACTCCAGTCCACAGCAATCAAGTTGACGTCTTCCACGGACAAATGGGCTGAAACATGATGAAATATTCTTAAGAGATAGGTACTACAATTCGCGCCTACAAAAAATAGGACTTCCAACGCATGTTCCTAATTACGCAACAAAATTCATCACACTGTCTTGCTACAGAGTCTACTATTCCAACAGTGTAGCGTGGAAGTCGTTAATCTAAATATCTTGAGTCTTTTCCCATTGATATTCTTGGTTCCCAGTTAGACTGAACGACCAAGAGGCTGAACCTCTTCAGCCTCTTGGTCATCTATTTCAGTTCCAAATTATCTGTTCGGACTATATATTGGCATTTTAGGTTATAATAGCACATTacgctaatattttatttcaccgAATCTCACGCAATCGAATCATGTTATCACGtcaccaattttcttgaaggTTTAAGCAAGATCACAATCGAAACATTTATGTACGATTGTACTTTTTCGTTACTGTTTTTCAGTGAAAGCAGAAACtgtgttaaattataaaaaaaaattggagaaaATTGGTGAAATGAACATTAATTGCACGAGAATCACCCCAGTAGATGCCATACagtaactaatataaaaatttcgtTCTAATACAGTACCAGGGACGACAAAGGCATTGAAGTTGCCCGCGACGCTCTCGCCATGGTTATGGATGGTGAAGACGGTACGGCGGTTGTTGGAGAAGGACGACGCGCTGATGGAGCTCACTGACGGCAGGAGAACCTGACTCGTGGTTGGATTGctcctaaaaatattatgaagaatGTCTAGACTgaacaaaaaataccaaatgACAGTTTTGTTGTGGATCTATACAgcttgtaacaaaaaataaacgaagtGGTAACATGCGGTACCTCAGAGGGGTTAATGCGGGTttagtgggccctcagaccacacgcacatgtgcatttcacttcttaccatcgaatcgattcgaggTGAGACGcaacgaaccaatcacattgcagtgtggttgtcgttcgTCAAAATGgcgcaatgtcattggttcgctgcgtcccacttcgaatcgattcgatggtgaaaagtgaaatgcaaacccgcacttcgcccactggTAGATATTTTATGCGAAGTTATTAACACTTATAAAAGGTGCTTGTAGGTCGGTTTTCGTATTCAGTGGACACACTGATGACTAATTTTTGTAAGTGTTTATATCAACTTAAAACTTcggagttttttttatataaatgtttacgATTCTCTCaaaatttttggaaattgCAGCTACAAATTTATAGTCGGCTGCAATTTCGGAGAGGTTAGAGATAAACACAAAGTCAaagttatgttaaaaaaaatttatacctaaacagataaaatattacgtgACATGATGTAGGGATAAGCGATATTAGTGTCTTATGATAGACGCGACTTGTCGTGTATCACACATGGTCGTAAgtatatcaatttttaatcTTAATAACTACTAATCAGATATATTCATAGCAGTTTAAAATACACGTGCACGATTTAGAATTTCACTTTATTAGACAGGTATTAGCATGATTTAGTACaattttgcattaaaatttcaatgcaaaattgataattttaatgcaTAATCCTACTAAAGTGGTTAattctaaaacaaatatagacagttaaaggaaataaaaatacattatactaGCTATTGTTGGCAAAAATAGCCTGTGCCTGTGTATCTGTTTCTCCGCACgaaaaaaatcacctcaatccaaaattaattttgacgtaaaagaaaaacaaaaaacaaatgaaaacattttcataatataattatggaaAAAGACAGTGGCCTTTGCCCAACAATAGGACACATCAACAGGCtactaaaaaaaagtaaaaaaaaatatgaattacaaGCACTCACTGGCTGTAGAAGTGGAAAACTACATCAGTAGGACCCAAGTTGTACCCGGaggctgaaaataataataaatcaattaaacaaCCCAATCATAATCTGTCATAATatgatttttgatttgtttctaaatttttgtatatgctcaaaatttgaagaattttgtgataaacgtcctctttattaaatttcaaattacattCAAGGGACACATCGCCTTAACCATTagtaggcaacaatagcattcccaactCAAggtgggttgacgtcaggtagacggccgattgtaaaat
This DNA window, taken from Plodia interpunctella isolate USDA-ARS_2022_Savannah chromosome 2, ilPloInte3.2, whole genome shotgun sequence, encodes the following:
- the LOC128676187 gene encoding pancreatic triacylglycerol lipase-like, with the translated sequence MKLLVVLISLVAFCAGSAIPTIPGDNSHYVEGESRYIWMPDGDGVPHLVDLEAPVDPEAADPRNGANNEYWFFSRNNPNNAQVIVHGNANTIWNSNYVAGRPLVVIVHGWNSNGNSDINSMVREAYLAIQDANIIVVDWRQHANGAYNSAVSAVPSVGQFLGDFLSWLIGTAGGNWNNVHLVGFSLGAHIVGNAGRRTGSRPARVTGLDPAGPSWNGNANALNTQAGQYVEAIHTDGGLLGIFNRIGHGDFYPNGGRNPQPGCWISTCSHSRAYELFAATVRFNHLVGRLCSNIQQAQNVQCSGSNFNMGNGIFTKRGNGIYGLTTGNNWPY
- the LOC128679908 gene encoding pancreatic triacylglycerol lipase-like → MVIEGKMNALLSVLVVCSLGWASGYNLGPTDVVFHFYSQSNPTTSQVLLPSVSSISASSFSNNRRTVFTIHNHGESVAGNFNAFVVPAHLSVEDVNLIAVDWSVGASAYVEGLANAPEVGERVATFINLLLTNFNSNEETFRIVGVGLGAQIAGIAAKNSVRPLPHIIGLDPSLFGWTHHPDLLNADDAGVVEVLHTTSGVLGYDYPLGDLDFYPNGGAYQNGCFVDVACSHIYSYAFYSESITREVNGGNEFIGTECEDYESARALSCEGERDISFGGTEPKTNVSGIYTFLTNPTVPFAQG